In Verrucomicrobiia bacterium, one genomic interval encodes:
- a CDS encoding lamin tail domain-containing protein, translating into MTVFKWLRWCCTTAVLVALPCTSPAQIVINEVLADNNAAVRNGDGFPKSYVELYNPTANAVSLHGWFLTNNTNVNERFKYAFPPGTVIQPFEFLIVWCNKTTNGPGLYTGFDLKKATDEVGLYRGPTNAPTLVDYVRFGFQIEDLSISRWPDGSGAWRLTIPTPGAENAAPIPLGTPRALVFNEWLANTPTTDDWFEIFNPATNPPVNMEGLVIQDNGGAAKQKVIPPLSFISSNGFQLFWANDNGSARAPANECNFRLGGDTGDVLILLPYVGAAAGEAIHRVIVAAQPENVSDGLLPDGNTNNLVRFMVNRSTPGKSNFQLITNIVINEVLAHTDPPLVDAIEFFNLTSEPYRLDHFYLSNSEDNPRKYQFPTNTVVPPNGFLVVYEKDFNPDGTGNAPSFTLNSAHGDSVVLCSATNRGGPLTGFRLSKSFEATANGVSLGRHVKSDGKTDFVPMSRLSFGTSVTANDPPEMMSVFLTGRGETNPYPLVGPIIISEIMYHPPDIIQGTNRLDDSLNEYIELTNLASTNVPLFTPTEPTNRWSLNGGIEFTFPQGVVLPARSSLLVVNFDPVTNLTQLAIFRAKYNIPANFNRIYGPYKGKLANSTMLIQLIRPDLAQRPPHPDAGYVPQLLVEKVRYEDQAPWPTNFVDGGGNSLHRIAPLYANDETSWFGAPPSPGVFFTANPPSIVQPPQNQTVLQGGTATFNVNATGDAPLAYQWWFNNAVLSGRTTASLVLSNVQPANAGTYFVTVSNATATITSAPATLTVVTAPTIPPPQRNPQGAMQLVFSTAPGFTYDIQGSLNLSNWTTLATYSNTGSQVNFTVPMTNGWLFLRARVRP; encoded by the coding sequence ATGACTGTTTTCAAGTGGTTGAGGTGGTGCTGCACCACCGCGGTTTTAGTGGCACTGCCTTGCACAAGCCCCGCACAAATTGTGATTAATGAAGTGCTCGCCGACAACAATGCGGCGGTACGCAATGGCGATGGTTTTCCCAAAAGCTACGTGGAGTTGTACAATCCCACAGCTAACGCGGTGAGCTTGCATGGTTGGTTTCTAACCAATAATACCAATGTTAACGAGCGCTTCAAATATGCCTTTCCCCCGGGCACGGTGATTCAGCCGTTTGAATTCCTCATTGTTTGGTGCAATAAAACCACCAACGGTCCCGGTTTGTACACGGGATTTGATTTGAAGAAAGCCACCGACGAAGTCGGTCTGTACCGCGGCCCGACCAATGCGCCGACGCTGGTGGATTATGTGCGCTTTGGTTTTCAAATCGAAGACTTGTCCATCAGCCGTTGGCCGGATGGCAGTGGCGCCTGGCGCCTGACCATCCCTACGCCGGGGGCCGAGAATGCGGCCCCCATACCGTTGGGCACACCGCGGGCCTTGGTATTTAATGAATGGCTGGCCAACACCCCCACCACTGACGACTGGTTTGAAATCTTCAATCCCGCCACCAACCCGCCGGTAAATATGGAGGGGTTGGTCATTCAGGACAATGGCGGCGCGGCCAAACAGAAGGTGATTCCGCCGCTTTCCTTTATCAGCTCCAATGGCTTTCAGTTATTCTGGGCCAATGACAACGGCAGCGCCCGGGCACCCGCCAATGAGTGTAATTTCCGCCTGGGGGGCGACACGGGAGATGTGTTGATTCTCCTGCCTTATGTGGGAGCAGCGGCGGGAGAAGCCATACATCGCGTCATCGTGGCTGCTCAACCAGAAAATGTATCCGACGGATTGCTACCGGATGGCAACACCAACAACTTGGTGCGTTTCATGGTGAACCGCTCCACGCCGGGCAAGAGCAACTTTCAGTTGATTACCAACATTGTGATCAACGAGGTGCTGGCGCACACCGATCCCCCCCTGGTGGATGCGATTGAATTTTTCAATTTGACCTCCGAACCGTATCGCCTGGACCACTTCTACCTGAGCAACAGCGAGGACAACCCGCGCAAATATCAGTTTCCCACGAATACCGTGGTTCCCCCCAATGGCTTTTTGGTGGTGTACGAGAAAGATTTCAACCCCGATGGCACGGGCAATGCTCCCAGTTTCACGCTCAACTCGGCGCATGGGGATTCTGTGGTCCTGTGCAGCGCCACCAACCGCGGCGGTCCGCTTACCGGTTTCCGCCTGAGCAAGTCCTTTGAGGCCACCGCCAACGGGGTTTCCTTGGGCCGCCACGTCAAAAGCGACGGAAAAACCGACTTTGTGCCCATGTCGCGACTTTCCTTTGGCACTTCAGTCACCGCCAATGACCCGCCCGAAATGATGTCCGTCTTTTTGACTGGTCGTGGGGAGACCAATCCCTATCCGCTCGTCGGCCCCATTATCATCAGTGAAATCATGTATCACCCTCCGGATATTATTCAGGGCACCAATCGCCTGGACGATTCGCTGAATGAATACATCGAGCTGACCAATCTAGCGTCCACCAATGTGCCGTTGTTCACCCCCACCGAGCCAACGAATCGTTGGAGTTTGAACGGGGGCATTGAATTTACCTTCCCCCAAGGGGTGGTGCTGCCGGCGCGCAGCAGTTTGCTGGTGGTCAATTTTGATCCCGTGACCAATCTGACCCAACTGGCCATCTTCAGGGCCAAGTACAACATTCCCGCCAATTTCAACCGCATTTATGGCCCTTACAAGGGCAAGCTGGCCAATAGCACCATGTTGATTCAACTCATCCGGCCGGACCTGGCGCAACGCCCGCCGCATCCGGATGCCGGTTACGTGCCGCAATTGCTGGTGGAAAAAGTGCGTTACGAGGACCAGGCGCCCTGGCCCACCAACTTCGTGGACGGCGGCGGTAATTCGTTGCATCGCATCGCCCCGCTCTATGCCAATGATGAGACGAGCTGGTTTGGCGCCCCGCCGTCGCCGGGAGTGTTCTTCACGGCCAATCCGCCCTCCATTGTTCAGCCGCCGCAGAACCAGACCGTCCTGCAAGGGGGAACGGCCACCTTCAACGTGAATGCCACTGGCGATGCGCCGCTGGCTTATCAGTGGTGGTTCAACAACGCCGTCCTGTCCGGCCGCACCACCGCCTCACTGGTGCTGTCCAACGTGCAGCCGGCGAATGCGGGGACGTACTTCGTCACCGTGAGCAACGCCACGGCCACCATCACCAGTGCCCCGGCCACCTTGACGGTGGTCACCGCGCCGACGATTCCCCCCCCCCAAAGGAATCCGCAGGGAGCGATGCAACTGGTATTCAGTACGGCGCCCGGGTTCACGTACGACATTCAGGGGTCCCTGAATCTTTCCAACTGGACCACGCTGGCCACGTATTCGAATACGGGCAGCCAGGTTAATTTCACCGTGCCGATGACCAACGGGTGGCTATTCCTCCGCGCCCGCGTCCGGCCGTAA